ATCCATTCCATAGCCCGGTCCGTACCCGCCTTGCGGCGGTTGGGCAAAAGCGCTGACGGTCGCCAACGTTCCTATGAGAATAAGATGGGCCGCGTGCAGCGTCGTGCGAAGATTCATGCGTTTCATGGTGAAACTCCATCCGGGTTTTGTTTCGAAGCGTGTCTTCACAACGGGGCAACTGGCTCATCGGCAGTCAACCGCAATCATTGTGATACGGCCCTTATAGGCTCAGTGGCGATGGCTGTCGGTACGCTGCCGCACAGAATGGCCGGTCAGCGGCCTTGCGGATCAGCTCCTTGAGCGGTGTGGCGCGAGCTTCGACGGATTTCACCATCGGGTGATCCAGTGGAAGGCATTGCTCCTGATGGTTGGGCGTCTTGTCTCCTGAGTCATTGCAGCACCCCTATCGCAGCCTGTCGATTAGAGGCTGGACACCCACACCCCGACGCTGAGCATTGCCCCCTTCGGTCCCAGACAGAGCGGCGGGCGGTTCGATGGTCAGGGTCGATGACTCAATGCGCAACTCATGATCTTCACGCAGCCGAAGGTGCAGGACGTGTGGCCTGAGCCGTGCCGGTGCGCTGAAGCTGTAGCAGGTCCGATGCAGGATGCGATAGCGTTGCATGATCCACCTTGCAAGTTCTATTGTGGTCAGCGTGCACTGGGCCGCAGTTCTTCCGGCGCCCTGTTTTCCGTCGCCGCAAGACGAGACCGAACACCCGGCACAGTGACGCCGAACAGGAGGCGAGACTTGATTAGGACAGAGCGAATCTGATGAAAAACAACATACCGGACGCCGCCGCGATGGACACTGGCCTGTCACCCAATCGACCCGAAATGCCGGCCGGCCCGGGCGATGTCCCGGATCGTTGCGCCGATCCGGCTTCCGAGTCCGGCGTCCCGTTGCACCCGCCGCTCTTTCCGATCGTCGGTCTCGGCGCCTCGGCCGGCGGACTCGCCGCCTTCGAGGCGTTCTTTTCGGCCATCCCGCCCGATCTGAACACCGGCATGGCCTTCGTGCTGGTGCAGCATCTGGCGCCCGACCACAAGAGTCTGCTGACCGAACTGGTCAAACGCTATACCGGCATGCGGGTGCAGGAGGTCGAGGATGGCATGCAGGTCGAGCCGGACTGTATCTATATCATCCCGCCCAGTCTCGACATGGCGCTGTTCCAGGGCACGCTGCGTCTGTTGGAACCCACGGTGGCCCAGGGACGGCGGCTGTCGATCGACTTCTTCTTCCGTTCGCTGGCGCTCGATCAGCACGAACGGGCGATCGGTGTCCTGCTCTCGGGCTCCGGCAGCGACGGCACCCTGGGCGCGCGCGCCATCAAGGGCGAGGGCGGACTGGTCATGGCCCAGTCGCCCCAGACAGCGGCCTACGACGCCATGCCGCGCAGCGTCATCGCCACCGGGCTGACCGATTTCGTACTGCCGCCCGCCGAGATGCCGGCCCAGCTCATGGCCTATGTCGCCCATGCTTTCGGCAAGGGGAAGAGACTGAGCAACGCGACCGGCCGGCCCGAGGATGCTCTGAGCAAGATCTGCATCCTGCTGCGCGACCGCACCGGCCATGACTTCTCTCAGTACAAGCAGAGCACCCTGATCCGCCGCACCGAACGGCGCATGGCGCTGCACCAGATCGACCACCAGGGCGATTATGTCCGGTATCTGCAGCAAAGCCCCGGCGAACTCGATGAGCTCTTCCGCGACCTGCTGATCGGTGTCACCAGTTTCTTCCGCGACCCGGAGTCCTTCGAGGTGCTGGAGCGCGACGTCGTTCCGCGTCTGTTCGCCGGCAAACCGTCCGGCGCCCAGGTGCGGGTCTGGGTCTGCGGCTGTTCGACCGGGGAAGAGGCCTACTCCATCGCCATCCTGTTGCAAGAGCACCTCGAGACCCTGAAACAGAGTTTCCGCGTCCAGGTGTTCGCCACCGATGTCGATGCGCGCGCCATCGAGCGGGCACGGGTCGGACGCTATCCGGCCAGCATCGCCGCCGATGTTTCGGAAGAACGTCTGGCACGCTATTTTTCGCGCGATCCCGACGGCGACGGCTACCGCATTCAGAAAGGCATCCGCGATCTGCTGATCTTCTCCGAACAGGATGTGATCAAGGATCCGCCCTTCTCGCGTCTGGATCTGATCAGTTGCCGCAATCTGCTGATCTATTTCAATGGCGAGCTGCAAAAGCGCCTGATGCCGATCTTTCACTACGCACTCAATCCGGAGGGTGTGCTCTTTCTGGGCAACTCGGAGACCGTCGGCGACTCGTTCAGCCTCTTCAGTCCGCTCAACCGCAAGTGCAAGCTCTTTCTGCGGCGCGAGCATGTGTTCGGGGTGCCGGCGCCGGCCATGAGCGAGTTCCTGAGCGCGAACGTCCATGTCAGCCATCCGGCGCCGTCACCCACGCCGCGTGAGCGGCGCACGACCAAGGTCGATCTGCGCGTGCTGACCGAACAGGCTTTGTTGACGCACTACAGCCCGGTGGCCATTCTCGTCAACAGCCGTGGCGACATCCTCCATATCCTGGGCCGGACCGGTCAACTGCTGGAGCTGCCTTCGGGTGACACGGCCACCAATATCCTGAGCATGGCCCGCGACGGTCTTGCCCGCCCGCTCGCCGCCGCCCTGCACCGGAGTGTGGCGCGCAAGGAAGTGGTCCAGGTTCCGGACATCCGGGTCGACACCCAGGGTGACGGCGTTCGCGTCGATCTGACCGTGCGTCCGTTGCGGCCGGATCCGTCCGACAACCATCAGTCGACGAGCCTCTATCTGGTGGTGTTCGAATCCCCGCGCTCCCTGGCCGCGTCGGAACATCTCAGCGAGGGAGAGGAGCCCCAGCCTGAGTCAGAGCGCGATCGGCGCATCGCCGATCTGGAACTGGAACTGCGTGCCAAGGAGGAATATCTCCAGACCACGCTGGAGGAAATGGAAACCGCTAACGAAGAGCTGAAATCGACCAACGAGGAGATGCAGTCGGTCAATGAAGAGCTGCAATCGACCAACGAGGAACTGGAGACCTCGAAAGAAGAGCTGCAATCGGTCAACGAGGAACTGGCGACCGTCAATGTCGAGCTACAGAACAAGGTCGTCGATCTCTCGCGTGCCAACAACGACATGAACAATCTGCTCGCCGGCACCGGCGTGGCCACGCTCTTCGTCGACCATCACCTGCGCATCACCCGTTTTACGCCCACGGCCACCCATCTCATCAAGCTCATCCAGACCGACATCGGGCGCTCGGTGGGGGACATCGTTTCCAACCTGGTCAACTATACTGATCTCGTGGAGGACACGCTGGCCGTGCTCAAGACCCTGGTTCCGCGCGAGCAAGAGGTGCAAACGCAACAGGGCGACTGGTATCTGATGCGCATCGGCCCCTATCGCACCCTGGAGAACGTCATCGAGGGTGCGGTGATCACCTTTGTCGATATCTCCGGTCGTAAACACATGGAAGACGCGCTGCGTTCGGCACGAGCCATGGCCGAGGCGATCGTGGATACGGTGCGCGAGCCCCTGCTGGTGCTGAGCGAGGCCTGGCGGGTGGTATCGGCCAACCGGGCCTTCTACTGCTGTTTCCAGGTCAGTCCGTCCGAAATATTGAATCAGCCGCTGTTCGAGCTGGGCGATGGTCAATGGGACATTCCGGCACTGCGCCGGCTCCTGCTCGAGATCCAGTCGACCGGCGCCTCCTTCGAAGACTACGAAGTCAGCCATGACTTTACCGGCAGCGGGGTGCGCACCATGCGGCTCAACGCCCGCCGGATCGATCCGGGCGACGATCGTGGCGGTCTGATCCTGCTGGCCATTGAGGATCTCGGGGCATATCACGTCGAAGCGAATACGGCAAGCGCTTGAAACACATCGGAGTCCAGGTCACAGGGGAGCGACATGAGCGAACTGCCGAATGATGGAACCGGCCCGAGCGAAGGGTCCGCCGCACTGGATACGGGATTGCGTGAACGCGCCGAGGAACGTTTGCGAACGCGGCTGTATGAACCCCGCGCGCGCCTGACACCCGAGGCGGCCGAGCGGTTGATCCATGAGCTGCGCGTGCATCAGATCGAGCTGGAATTGCAGAACGAGGAACTGCACCGCACACAGGACGAGCTAGAGCTCCTGCACGCGCGCTACTTCGATCTCTACGAACTCGCGCCTGCCGGCTATCTCACGCTGAGCGAAACAGGTGTGATCCAGGAGGCCAATCTCGCGGCGGCTACTCTGCTCGGGGTCGAGCGCCGTCTCTTGACGCAGCAGCGACTGACCCGTTTCATCCATCCAGACGACCAGGACACGCATTACCAGGCACAACGCCGGCTCAGGTCCACGCGCAAGCCCCAGTCCTACGAGCTGCGTCTGCGACGCGAGCAGCCCCGGCCGGCGTGCTGGGTGTCGCTGGAGGTCTGTCTGGTGCCCGAGTCTCAGCCGCCGCCGGCTGGCTCCTGTCGCGTCATCCTGGTCGACATCACGGCGCGCAAGCGCGTCGAGCAGGCGCTGCGCGACAGCCAGGAGCGTCTGCGCCGAGTGACCGAGATCGCTGATGTGAGCTGCTGGGAGTGGGAGCCGCGCACAGATCACGTCCTGTTTCCGCCCGACTGGCACTGGCCGCCCCGCGAGGCGCAGGACATCCGCCCGACCTGTCTCGTCGACTGGTCGGATTGGCTGCACATCGAGGATCGTGTACGAATCCTGGCGCGACTGGCCGAATTCGTCGCCCATCCAACCGACGCCTGCGAGATCCAGTATCGGTTGCGGCGTGGGGATGGGCACTATGACTGGTTCCTGACCCGCCTGATGCCGATCCGCGACACCCAGGGTACCCTGGAGCGCGTGCTGCTGGTCGATCAGGACGTCACCCGCCGCAAGGAATCCGAGGAGCAGGCCATCCGGCTGGCCCAGCACGACCCGCTGACCGGCCTGCCGACGCGCGCCCTGCTCGACCAGCTCGCCCAGCACATGCTGGCCGGCACCCGCCGCGCAGGCACCCTACTGGCGGTGCTGTTTTTCGATCTGGACGGCTTCAAGTCGGTCAATGACCAGTACGGCCATGCCGTCGGCGATCAACTGCTACGGGCTGTCGCGCAGCGGCTACGCACAGCCTTCCGTGCCGAGGATCTGGTCGCCCGGCTCGGCGGGGATGAATTCGTCGTGGTGCTGGCCAATGTGCGGGATATCGAACAGGCCCGGCGCATGGCCCGTCATGCCATCGACATCCTGACACCGGCCTACAGGTTGGATGGACTGGAGCTG
The sequence above is drawn from the Allochromatium vinosum DSM 180 genome and encodes:
- a CDS encoding transglutaminase N-terminal domain-containing protein → MQRYRILHRTCYSFSAPARLRPHVLHLRLREDHELRIESSTLTIEPPAALSGTEGGNAQRRGVGVQPLIDRLR
- a CDS encoding chemotaxis protein CheB, which encodes MKNNIPDAAAMDTGLSPNRPEMPAGPGDVPDRCADPASESGVPLHPPLFPIVGLGASAGGLAAFEAFFSAIPPDLNTGMAFVLVQHLAPDHKSLLTELVKRYTGMRVQEVEDGMQVEPDCIYIIPPSLDMALFQGTLRLLEPTVAQGRRLSIDFFFRSLALDQHERAIGVLLSGSGSDGTLGARAIKGEGGLVMAQSPQTAAYDAMPRSVIATGLTDFVLPPAEMPAQLMAYVAHAFGKGKRLSNATGRPEDALSKICILLRDRTGHDFSQYKQSTLIRRTERRMALHQIDHQGDYVRYLQQSPGELDELFRDLLIGVTSFFRDPESFEVLERDVVPRLFAGKPSGAQVRVWVCGCSTGEEAYSIAILLQEHLETLKQSFRVQVFATDVDARAIERARVGRYPASIAADVSEERLARYFSRDPDGDGYRIQKGIRDLLIFSEQDVIKDPPFSRLDLISCRNLLIYFNGELQKRLMPIFHYALNPEGVLFLGNSETVGDSFSLFSPLNRKCKLFLRREHVFGVPAPAMSEFLSANVHVSHPAPSPTPRERRTTKVDLRVLTEQALLTHYSPVAILVNSRGDILHILGRTGQLLELPSGDTATNILSMARDGLARPLAAALHRSVARKEVVQVPDIRVDTQGDGVRVDLTVRPLRPDPSDNHQSTSLYLVVFESPRSLAASEHLSEGEEPQPESERDRRIADLELELRAKEEYLQTTLEEMETANEELKSTNEEMQSVNEELQSTNEELETSKEELQSVNEELATVNVELQNKVVDLSRANNDMNNLLAGTGVATLFVDHHLRITRFTPTATHLIKLIQTDIGRSVGDIVSNLVNYTDLVEDTLAVLKTLVPREQEVQTQQGDWYLMRIGPYRTLENVIEGAVITFVDISGRKHMEDALRSARAMAEAIVDTVREPLLVLSEAWRVVSANRAFYCCFQVSPSEILNQPLFELGDGQWDIPALRRLLLEIQSTGASFEDYEVSHDFTGSGVRTMRLNARRIDPGDDRGGLILLAIEDLGAYHVEANTASA
- a CDS encoding sensor domain-containing diguanylate cyclase translates to MSELPNDGTGPSEGSAALDTGLRERAEERLRTRLYEPRARLTPEAAERLIHELRVHQIELELQNEELHRTQDELELLHARYFDLYELAPAGYLTLSETGVIQEANLAAATLLGVERRLLTQQRLTRFIHPDDQDTHYQAQRRLRSTRKPQSYELRLRREQPRPACWVSLEVCLVPESQPPPAGSCRVILVDITARKRVEQALRDSQERLRRVTEIADVSCWEWEPRTDHVLFPPDWHWPPREAQDIRPTCLVDWSDWLHIEDRVRILARLAEFVAHPTDACEIQYRLRRGDGHYDWFLTRLMPIRDTQGTLERVLLVDQDVTRRKESEEQAIRLAQHDPLTGLPTRALLDQLAQHMLAGTRRAGTLLAVLFFDLDGFKSVNDQYGHAVGDQLLRAVAQRLRTAFRAEDLVARLGGDEFVVVLANVRDIEQARRMARHAIDILTPAYRLDGLELECVSSLGVSLFPRDGDSIQTLLQQADLALYQAKRSNPGGYWFAGDSVKP